Below is a genomic region from Pseudanabaena sp. BC1403.
GAAGGGTAGCGATCGCTCTCCTGATGCTGCATGGATTTCTCTCGCAAAATGGGAATCGCTCACGACTGAACAGCGAAAAGGTTTTTTGCCTCTCTGTCCAGAGTTTCTCATCGAGCTTTTATCACCTAGTGATTCATGGAAACAAGGAGAAGTAAAGATGCAGGAATATATGGACAATGGCTGTATTTTGGGATGGTTGATTGATCCGAAACATAAGCGCGTAGCTATCTATCGCCAGGGACAACCCGTTGAAATTCTGGATAATCCTAAAACTCTTGATGGTGAAAATGTACTGCCAAATTTTGTTTTACAGTCTGGTCATATATTCGGCTGGGATTAACATTTCGGCTAAGCACAGACTCTAATTTTTCAGATCGCTAGATCTCCACAGAGCAAGTCCGCCAATCAGACCCAAATCATTGGAAACGATCGCAACTTTTTCAGATAAATTTGGCGGTAAAGCCAAAGTCACTAAGCGAGCATTGCCACCGCCGATATAAAGTTTGTCGTAGTTAAATAATTTATAGAGCGTAGCAATCGCCTCTATTAACCTCATATTCCATACTTCAATCCCCACCTGTTCTAGGGCTGCTTGCCCTAAGCGATCTTCGTAAGTATCGTGATCGCACCAAATATGTTGACCTAGCTCCAAATTTGGCAGCAGCTTACCATTGAGGTATAGCGACGATCCAAAACCAGTTCCTAAAGTAATTACTAACTCTACTCCCTGCCCTGCGATCGCCCCGCAACCTTGCACATCCGCATCATTAGCAATCGCGATCGGCTTACCTAATTTATTTTGTAATACCTCAGCTAAGGGAAAGCCGTCCCAGTCAGGATGCAAATTAATTGCTCCCCTTGTCACCCCATTTTCGACAACACTAGGAAAACCAATAGAAATGCGATCATATACACAATGTTTCGTGCTCAAATCGATTAATGTCGCCACGATGACATCAGGAGTTGCAGGATGGGGCGTATGAATAAGCGATCTCGCTGAGGCATTAGTGCCATCCTCTTGCAATATGATTGCCTTGATACTACTCCCACCCACATCAATCGCTAATGTTAACAAACTCACAGTGTATAAACTTCTTGTAGTAGATAATAGAATTGATTAAAGCAAAGTTTCATCAAAATTAATTTTGGCATTTTAAGCGCCACAGATGATTAAAATACCAAAATTAATTTCATAATTTAGAATTGCTGACAAATTTTTGTTGAAGTAGGCAAAAGAGGAATCAAGAAAATGACTATAGCCTTAATGCTAAGAGCGCCATCAGAAATCATTTGTAAAGTACAAGATGAACTCGCAGTTAGAGGATACACACCTCTTCAGTTGGCGACTGAGCTTAGTCTTGCAATACAACTGGTCGAGAATTTCTTGAATGGAGAAATTGTCGATCGCAATACTTATAACTTAATTTGTGAAAAACTAAACATTTCTATAAATTCTGTTCAGGATCTATCAGTAGAAAAGCCGATAGAAGACAAAGATAATTCAAATCTTCAAACATCCAATCTTAATGTATCAACTAATGGCAATATTGTTGATAATAATGTTGTATCAAATGCAATTCAGAAAGACAATAATATTATAGAAAAGATCGCTCAAAGTTTAAGTGATAGTTTATCCATTAGTGGGAAAAATGGACTTGATCAATCGTTGCAGAAAATCCGTAAGATTATATCTCCTGCGTTAATACGTCAATGTGATCGTCTCAGAATAATTGATGTTAATACGCCAATTCATTTACATGAATTATATACTGAGGCTAATATTTTCACGGGTTTGCCGAGCAGTCAAAACATTGATTTAGATGAAACTTTTGCAAATGTATCTCCTGAACAATATGATCGCTTCTATTTATCCAAAATCCGTCCATCCACAATCTCAGCTAATCAGGCTCTAGAAGAATCCGAACAAATTCTGCTAGTTGGTGGTCTAGGTTCAGGCAAGACGACATTACTTAAATATTGGGCAATGGCTTGCATAGCAGGCAATATTCTGCCTGAATATTTACCTGTATTTTTGCCACTGCGATCACTTGTTTCTCTTAATGACATTTGCAACCCATTTATATGGTTAAAGCAACAAATTATTAACTATGGATGTTCTGATGAATTTTTGGATGGCAAATTCTTAGAGCAATTATTAAATCAAGGACAATTTTTATTTCTTTGGGATGGATTAGATGACCTGCCTGAGATTTATCACGCAGAAATCGCACAAAAAATCTCTGACTTTAGCGATCGCTATCCTAAGAATCGAGCAGTTCTCGCCACACGTAATCCGATCTATGGTCATATTCTCGAATCATTTTCGACATTGGAATTAGCTCCTTTTGGAGAATCACAAATTACTACATTTGCAAATAAGTGGTTTCAAACTACTTGCACCCAAAAGCCGAAAAGCAATGAAAAGTTTCAACAATTGCTCACCACAAATCAACCTCTAGCAGAAATCGCCAGTAATCCTCTACTACTAACCTATCTCTGTACTGTCTTTAACAGTTGTGATTCTCTTAAAACAAACTTTTATCAGGAAGTCTTAAATCTACTATTGACCAAATGGGAGCAAACTAAATGTTTGCCTAGCTCATCTAATCCAACATTATCAGCTTCTCAAAAGCTAGATTTGCTCTCCTATGTGGCGATCGTGTCGCTTGATCGACATGGTTATATGTGGCAAAACAATCAACTTGAGGAAGACTTTCAGGCTTGTATGGCAACTAGTCGCACCTTATCCAAGTTAGCGATTGATCATGCCCAGCTTTTTCAGAGTCTCAAGTGGCAACATAGCCTATTAGTTGAATGTGCCAAAGGACTTTACTCACTCAACTACACTACTCTGCATGACTATCTTGCGGCCTATCGGATTGCCAATAGCGCACCTACTGCTGCCCAAAAATATTTGCTAGAGCGGATATATCTCAAGCGTTGGCATGGTGTGATCGTCATGACCGTCAGCATTTCCCAACAAGCAGATCGCATGTTGAAGATGATGAAACGTAAAATTGATGATTTGGTGAGCCAAGATCCGCAATTGCAGTCATTTCTGACATGGGTTAACCAACAGTCAATTCAAATTCAAACCCCATACAAAGCGGTGACGATTCGTGCTTTATATCTAGATATTGATTTAGAAAATACGCGATCGCTCGACCGCGCTCGTGCTTTAGATATCGCCCATTCCCGCTCTTTAGAACGCGCTCGCTCTAAGTCAATGGGTCTAGACAATACGATGGAAACTGAGGTTGACATCGATTACACAATTAATCTAGCTCTCAACCTTGACTTAGCTTTATACGTTGCTAATCACCCTGTTTTAGAGCTTGCTTGTGTACTTGAGCCAGATCTACATAGAGGGTTACTGTTTTTGCGTCAGAAATTTCCTGATCCTTATAAAATTCAAGGTCGAGAAACTTTTGCGAAGTGGTGGCAATCTAAGGGATTAGATTGGTCAAAAAAGTTACGCAACTTAATCGTCCAGCACCGTAAAAGCTCGCAAGAATGGCAATTCAGCGAAAATCAGCTTAATTTGTTGCGTACATACCATGATGCTAATAAGCTTTTGATTGAATGTCTGAATAATTCTGAATATGTCAGCCCATTAGTCAAGAGTCAAATCGAGTCAACATTACTACTACCTCAAGGTGAGTACAGCATATTGCACTAAAAAAAGGTAAAGTTTCTTCTTTTGTGCTTTTGTAATAGCGATTGCTATACTTTAGGCATTGCTTTAAAGAGATACATACCCTGTGCTAGAAGTTCGCAAAATCTGTAAATCTTATGGAAAAAAGCAAGTTTTGCAAGACTTAAGTTTTGCCATTCAGTCGGGGGAAGTCTATGGGTTACTTGGTCCAAATGGAGCAGGCAAAACCACTACGATTAGCATTTTGTGTGGTTTAATCAAAGCCGATCGCGGCAATGTAACGATGAATGGGCAAAATGCATCTAGCTCAACCCGCTCGCTAATCGGTGTTGCCCCACAAGAAAATATTTTTTATAAGAGCTTAACCTGTGAAGAAAATTTGCGGTTTTTTGGACAGCTCTATGGGCTGAGTAATGAAGCTTGCCGAAAACAAGCACAATATTGTTTGGAGTTAGTGGGGCTAGGCGATCGCGCTAGAAGTATTGCTGATGGTCTGAGTGGTGGAATGCAACGTCGTCTGAGTATGGCGATCGCTCTTGTACATCAGCCGCAATTAGTTGTACTTGATGAACCAACAACGGGACTTGATATTGAAGCTCGCTATGAAGTTTGGGAATTGATTCGTAAACTTAGAAGTCAAGATACGGCAATTTTATTGACGACCCATATGCTTGAGGAAGCAGAACGTCTTTGTCAGCGGATTGGCATTATCAAGCAAGGGAGTTTGCTCGCCGAAGGTAGCCTCGAAGAACTTCGCAAACATGTCCCTGCTCAAGAAATTGCGATCATTTGTACACCCACTGAGGATTTAGCGATCGCTAGAGCGATTGAGTTGGGATTTCCTCATCGCTACTATGGACGAGATTTAGCTTTTTGGTTGCCTAATGTAATGGAACTAAAAGAAATTTTGGAATGTTTTGAAGGCATCGCAATTGACTCGATCATGCGTCAACCCGTCCGCCTTGAAAATATCTACGTAGAAGTCACCCAAGGCCCAAAATAAGCCTAATATCAAGTAGCCACTTTGTGTTTTTAAAACCCTTACAGGGTTTGCTTTTTAATTCACAGAAGTGTTGTCACACTTTTGTGAATTGGTATAAAGGAGGCATTTAACTTTCTATGCTTTGAGCATGGATAAAAACTGCCTTAGAAAAAGCCAGCAAGTTTTGCTGAATTTGCAAAGAATCTGATGCAACAAGACGATCAAGAGATGTGTAATATGTCGCAGCTAGTTTGGGGCGGTTACCAGCTTTGGTTGTCCATAGACCGTCGGCTAAACTCGCTCTAATCTCCACCGTTATACGATTATTATCTGGTAGCGTAAAGCGATCAGAAATGCCATGAAAAGCCTGAATCTGAGCTTTTGCATCCCCCTTAATCCAAATTGTCGCTACAAGATAGGGACTCACAGCTTGTAGATCATTATGACTCACAGATCTGGCTGCATAAATATAAAGCAATTGCAACCAAGGTAGAGGATAAATGACCTCTAAAGCACTGTAACCACTTAGCTTAGCGTCAATGGTCATGCCTTGGAAATAATCGATTGTTTGCGCCCATTGCTGACTAAAAGTTTTTGCGACATTAGGATTAAGAAACAAATTACCCCATTCGCTATGCTGCCAAGGTTGCATATCCATGAAATGCATGTATTCAGCAAACTCATGGGCAAGGCGCACAGGCTTTTGAGCTACCAGAGCATATATATCTTGCCAACAGAAATACGGCATAGATGAATTCACATCATCATATGGCTGGAGATAATATTGTTTTGCAGAAACACCAGCTAAAATCTCAGGATCGAGCAGACAATAACTATTGCTAATTACGGCTATATAAGTCTTCCTAGTCTGAGACTTAGCCAAAATGAATAATGCGTCTAGAGAGAGTTTGCTTAGCTGGCTCTCCAAGTGATGCTCGCAGAGAATATCAAAATCTTTACACTCTAAAAGTATGTCAGGCTGGATACCTGACGCAAAAAAGGGATAGCTAACAGCTTTAACAAAGGTTGAACTTGGCTTGCCTGATCGCTGTGTTAAAAAGTCAACGAAATCTTGACCTAAATCTGAAATATTTTCTAGTAAATATTCCCAACAAGCAGCAAAACGCTCCTTCTTGTCTAGGTTTGGTGGCAGCAAAAAAATGTTACTCATAGCTGGGCGCTATCTAGCCTTGTTTCATTACATTGTATAGGTTTTCTACTGACACATAATATATTTGGAGCGTAACGATTTTTATCTCTGTCCTAGATCTTACATTGCTATACCATTCAAAAATTAATGGTGTGGGGCAGGAATTGTAATTTTGGGATTGGCTTCGACTATACGAAGCCAATCCCAAAATTACAATTGATAGGAATATGTAGATCTGAAGATTACAGCAATTCTCATTATGAAACCGATTTTGGTGTTTCAAGCGCCCAAGGCGCTTGAAACACCAAAATCGGTTTTTTGAAATCCCGCCGTAGGCGGGATTTCAAAAAACCGATTTTTATAATGAGAATTACTGTGAAGATTATCCTCATTTTTAAATTAACCCTAACTGACGTTAAAATAATGTTTTAACGTATGAACTTTGCAGCTTTGATCGGAAGCTATGGTAGAAGTATTGACTAATGAATCCCAGACACAAATTATTCAGAGCAACGCTATTGTGGCGGATGGTTTGAGCAAAACTTATCGCACTGGCTTTTGGTTAAATCAAAAAATTAGTTCTTTACAGGATTTTTCCTTAACCATTCGCCAAGGCGAGACCTTTGGAGTGTTAGGTCCTAATGGGGCAGGCAAAACCACATTATTAAAGATCTTGTTGGGTATTGTGAAGCCCACATCAGGAACTGGTGAAATTTTAGGATATCCTCTAGGCGATCGCACAGCCAAGCAGTCAATCGGCTATTTACCTGAAAATGCTTATTACTACGACTATTTGACAGGCTGGGAACTACTTGATTTTATTGGTAGTTTATTTGGGGTTGCCCCATCTTTGCGTCGTCAGCGCATTGCTGATTTACTAGATCTTGTTGGTCTATCTCAGTCAGTAGCGCGGAAAAAACAATTGCGCCAATA
It encodes:
- a CDS encoding Uma2 family endonuclease, producing the protein MNFQTIDLSSVITLTREDFVKLCAANPDMKLERTAKGELIVMSPTGGETGSFNFDLNGELYLWNREFKSGKAFDSSTGFSLPKGSDRSPDAAWISLAKWESLTTEQRKGFLPLCPEFLIELLSPSDSWKQGEVKMQEYMDNGCILGWLIDPKHKRVAIYRQGQPVEILDNPKTLDGENVLPNFVLQSGHIFGWD
- a CDS encoding ROK family protein, with product MSLLTLAIDVGGSSIKAIILQEDGTNASARSLIHTPHPATPDVIVATLIDLSTKHCVYDRISIGFPSVVENGVTRGAINLHPDWDGFPLAEVLQNKLGKPIAIANDADVQGCGAIAGQGVELVITLGTGFGSSLYLNGKLLPNLELGQHIWCDHDTYEDRLGQAALEQVGIEVWNMRLIEAIATLYKLFNYDKLYIGGGNARLVTLALPPNLSEKVAIVSNDLGLIGGLALWRSSDLKN
- a CDS encoding NACHT domain-containing NTPase, giving the protein MTIALMLRAPSEIICKVQDELAVRGYTPLQLATELSLAIQLVENFLNGEIVDRNTYNLICEKLNISINSVQDLSVEKPIEDKDNSNLQTSNLNVSTNGNIVDNNVVSNAIQKDNNIIEKIAQSLSDSLSISGKNGLDQSLQKIRKIISPALIRQCDRLRIIDVNTPIHLHELYTEANIFTGLPSSQNIDLDETFANVSPEQYDRFYLSKIRPSTISANQALEESEQILLVGGLGSGKTTLLKYWAMACIAGNILPEYLPVFLPLRSLVSLNDICNPFIWLKQQIINYGCSDEFLDGKFLEQLLNQGQFLFLWDGLDDLPEIYHAEIAQKISDFSDRYPKNRAVLATRNPIYGHILESFSTLELAPFGESQITTFANKWFQTTCTQKPKSNEKFQQLLTTNQPLAEIASNPLLLTYLCTVFNSCDSLKTNFYQEVLNLLLTKWEQTKCLPSSSNPTLSASQKLDLLSYVAIVSLDRHGYMWQNNQLEEDFQACMATSRTLSKLAIDHAQLFQSLKWQHSLLVECAKGLYSLNYTTLHDYLAAYRIANSAPTAAQKYLLERIYLKRWHGVIVMTVSISQQADRMLKMMKRKIDDLVSQDPQLQSFLTWVNQQSIQIQTPYKAVTIRALYLDIDLENTRSLDRARALDIAHSRSLERARSKSMGLDNTMETEVDIDYTINLALNLDLALYVANHPVLELACVLEPDLHRGLLFLRQKFPDPYKIQGRETFAKWWQSKGLDWSKKLRNLIVQHRKSSQEWQFSENQLNLLRTYHDANKLLIECLNNSEYVSPLVKSQIESTLLLPQGEYSILH
- a CDS encoding ABC transporter ATP-binding protein — encoded protein: MLEVRKICKSYGKKQVLQDLSFAIQSGEVYGLLGPNGAGKTTTISILCGLIKADRGNVTMNGQNASSSTRSLIGVAPQENIFYKSLTCEENLRFFGQLYGLSNEACRKQAQYCLELVGLGDRARSIADGLSGGMQRRLSMAIALVHQPQLVVLDEPTTGLDIEARYEVWELIRKLRSQDTAILLTTHMLEEAERLCQRIGIIKQGSLLAEGSLEELRKHVPAQEIAIICTPTEDLAIARAIELGFPHRYYGRDLAFWLPNVMELKEILECFEGIAIDSIMRQPVRLENIYVEVTQGPK